In a single window of the Desulfovibrio sp. ZJ209 genome:
- the mtnA gene encoding S-methyl-5-thioribose-1-phosphate isomerase, producing MNSHIRFDGEAGALHLLDQRKLPEVEADVGCVTPDDVIAALKTMVVRGAPAIGVTAAFGCALAARGVAAEDTEAGRRRLEGDLDRIAQARPTAVNLRWAVERMRRAWRAAESAGPLPLPAVAALFEREALALQREDETLCRCLGRHGAALLHDGDTVLTHCNAGALATAGYGTALGVIRAALEEGKHISVIADETRPFLQGARLTAWELASDGISVTVACDNACAHLMSRGMVQAVVVGADRIAANGDTANKIGTLGVAILAKHFQVPFYVAAPLSTIDAATPDGAAIPIEERPAEEVTHIGARRITPEGVPVYNFAFDVTPGAFISAIITEAGVLRAPYGEAIAKALATGEERS from the coding sequence GTGAACAGCCATATCCGTTTTGATGGGGAAGCAGGGGCGCTCCACCTGCTCGACCAGCGCAAGCTGCCGGAAGTGGAGGCGGATGTCGGCTGCGTGACGCCGGATGACGTTATCGCAGCCCTCAAGACAATGGTGGTGCGCGGCGCGCCAGCCATCGGCGTGACCGCGGCCTTTGGCTGCGCCTTGGCCGCGCGGGGCGTGGCTGCCGAAGACACGGAAGCCGGGCGCCGGCGCCTTGAGGGGGATCTCGACCGCATCGCGCAGGCGCGGCCCACGGCCGTCAACCTGCGCTGGGCCGTGGAACGCATGCGTCGCGCCTGGCGCGCGGCGGAAAGTGCCGGGCCGTTGCCTCTGCCTGCTGTGGCGGCGCTCTTCGAGCGCGAGGCATTGGCCCTCCAGCGGGAGGACGAAACCCTGTGCCGTTGCCTCGGGCGCCACGGGGCCGCGCTCCTGCATGACGGCGACACGGTATTGACTCACTGCAATGCCGGGGCCCTGGCCACGGCCGGCTACGGCACGGCGCTCGGCGTCATCCGCGCGGCGTTGGAAGAGGGCAAGCATATCAGCGTCATCGCTGACGAAACGCGGCCTTTTCTTCAGGGCGCGCGGCTCACCGCGTGGGAGCTCGCGAGCGACGGCATTTCCGTGACGGTGGCCTGCGACAATGCCTGCGCCCACCTCATGAGCCGGGGGATGGTGCAGGCCGTGGTGGTGGGCGCGGACCGCATCGCGGCCAACGGCGACACGGCCAACAAGATTGGCACCCTGGGCGTCGCCATCCTGGCGAAGCATTTTCAGGTGCCCTTCTATGTGGCGGCGCCGCTCTCCACCATCGACGCCGCCACGCCGGACGGCGCCGCCATCCCCATCGAGGAGCGCCCGGCGGAGGAAGTCACCCACATAGGCGCCCGGCGCATCACCCCCGAAGGCGTGCCCGTGTACAATTTCGCCTTTGATGTCACCCCGGGCGCGTTCATCAGCGCCATCATCACCGAGGCGGGCGTCCTCCGCGCGCCCTATGGCGAGGCGATCGCCAAGGCCTTGGCAACGGGCGAGGAGCGCTCGTGA
- a CDS encoding DUF177 domain-containing protein — protein MRKYLVSINDLPPDGKEFTLDDQEIWLAPLHEFHMECRIEKPLVARLTVMPAEEGCLVRGSLTGEVVLPCNRCAEDAGVTIDTRFDEFEDIPPEERAPGAAPDDASHVVYDRHAPMLDLAAVCWEQFMLSLPVAPLCKEECKGLCPVCGANLNEGECGCERGLDDPRMAPLRDLARRQ, from the coding sequence ATGCGCAAATACCTTGTTTCCATCAACGACCTCCCGCCCGACGGCAAGGAATTCACCCTGGACGACCAGGAGATATGGCTCGCGCCGCTGCACGAATTCCACATGGAGTGCCGCATCGAGAAGCCGCTTGTGGCCCGGCTCACCGTGATGCCCGCCGAGGAAGGCTGCCTTGTGCGCGGCAGCCTCACCGGGGAGGTGGTGCTGCCGTGCAACCGCTGCGCCGAGGACGCCGGGGTGACCATCGACACCCGCTTCGACGAATTCGAGGACATCCCCCCGGAGGAAAGGGCCCCCGGCGCCGCCCCGGACGACGCGAGCCACGTGGTCTATGACCGGCACGCTCCCATGCTCGACCTCGCCGCCGTCTGCTGGGAGCAGTTCATGCTTTCGCTGCCCGTGGCGCCCCTCTGCAAGGAGGAATGCAAGGGCCTGTGCCCGGTGTGCGGCGCCAACCTCAACGAGGGGGAATGCGGCTGTGAGCGCGGCCTCGACGACCCGCGCATGGCGCCTCTGCGCGACCTGGCGCGCCGGCAATAA
- a CDS encoding LysE family translocator, with translation MLSPEVAGAFFAAALVLSIAPGPDNIFVLTQSALYGAAAGMVTTLGLATGLCFHTTAVALGVAVIFRSSPTAFWVLKILGACYLLYLAWLAFRSGAALARVPEGADDAGGAASFPGYGALYRRGILMNVTNPKVCLFFLAFLPQFCEPERGSIPLQVVLLGALFILATLLVFFSVALLGGRLARRFNASRRGQILINRLAGLVFLGLAVALLATGQ, from the coding sequence ATGCTGAGCCCGGAGGTGGCGGGCGCCTTTTTTGCGGCGGCGCTGGTGCTTTCCATCGCGCCCGGGCCCGATAATATCTTCGTGCTCACGCAGTCGGCGCTCTACGGCGCGGCGGCGGGCATGGTCACGACGCTGGGCCTCGCGACCGGCCTCTGCTTCCACACCACGGCCGTCGCCTTGGGCGTGGCCGTGATTTTCCGCAGTTCGCCGACCGCGTTCTGGGTGCTCAAGATCCTGGGCGCCTGCTACCTGCTCTATCTCGCGTGGCTCGCCTTCCGCTCCGGCGCGGCCCTCGCGCGCGTGCCCGAGGGCGCGGACGATGCGGGCGGCGCGGCGTCCTTTCCCGGCTATGGCGCGCTCTACCGGCGCGGCATCCTCATGAACGTGACCAACCCCAAGGTCTGCCTCTTCTTTCTGGCTTTTTTGCCCCAATTCTGCGAACCTGAGCGCGGCAGCATCCCGCTGCAGGTGGTGCTGCTCGGGGCGCTCTTCATCCTGGCGACGCTATTGGTCTTTTTTTCCGTGGCGCTCCTGGGGGGCAGGCTCGCGCGGCGTTTCAACGCCTCGCGCCGCGGGCAGATACTCATCAACCGGCTGGCCGGCCTCGTTTTCCTTGGGCTCGCCGTGGCCCTGCTCGCCACCGGCCAGTGA
- a CDS encoding GIY-YIG nuclease family protein, with protein MKASATLKGAPWYVYLLECRDGTLYCGITCDLARRVAQHNGLLPGGARYTRGRRPVRLAASLACVDRPTALRLERAVKARPRAEKRLFFCVGSAGAGHAPC; from the coding sequence ATGAAGGCTTCCGCAACGCTTAAAGGCGCGCCCTGGTATGTCTACCTGCTGGAGTGCCGCGACGGTACGCTCTATTGCGGCATCACCTGTGACCTTGCACGCCGCGTGGCGCAGCACAACGGGCTCCTGCCGGGCGGGGCGCGCTATACCCGCGGGAGGCGCCCGGTTCGCCTGGCCGCGAGCCTCGCCTGCGTGGACAGGCCCACGGCGCTCAGGCTGGAGCGGGCCGTCAAGGCGCGCCCGCGCGCGGAAAAGCGCCTTTTCTTTTGCGTTGGAAGCGCCGGCGCGGGGCATGCGCCATGCTGA
- a CDS encoding DUF4147 domain-containing protein has product MADTQKKQREQLTEIFAAALAAVAPDAAVTRHVRLTDGGKRLEAAGRSWDLTHGRVRVVGAGKGAAPMAQALEKLLGAHIAEGFVVVKYGHHLPLAHITIDQAAHPVPDAAGVVAAAHILDIARDCAPGDLLICLLTGGASALTPAPAPGLSLADLQETTSLLLQCGATIQEVNAVRKHLSLLGGGQLAAAANGADVLAIIVSDVVGDALDVIASGPTSPDPSTFGECLEILERFQILSRVPAPARERLEAGAAGRIPETPKPGDPLFGHVCNVLAATNRQALEAACAKAEALGLAARILTDSLTGEAREVAAGLVAEARRAAAGLKPGDRGLCLLAGGETTVTLTGEGLGGRNQEMALAAALELAGSPGISGIFAGTDGTDGPTDAAGGFADGESVARMGGREAALAFLERNDSNAALLAGGDLLITGPTRTNVMDLAALLVEAPGAGASA; this is encoded by the coding sequence ATGGCAGACACGCAGAAGAAGCAGCGGGAGCAACTTACGGAAATTTTTGCGGCGGCCTTGGCAGCGGTGGCCCCGGATGCGGCGGTGACGCGGCATGTGCGCCTCACCGACGGCGGCAAGAGGCTCGAGGCCGCGGGCCGCAGCTGGGATCTCACCCATGGCCGCGTGCGCGTGGTGGGCGCCGGCAAGGGCGCGGCCCCCATGGCGCAGGCGCTGGAAAAGCTTCTGGGGGCCCACATCGCCGAGGGCTTCGTGGTCGTCAAGTACGGCCACCATCTGCCGCTCGCGCATATCACCATCGACCAGGCGGCGCACCCGGTGCCGGATGCGGCGGGCGTGGTGGCGGCGGCGCATATCCTTGACATCGCCCGCGACTGCGCCCCCGGGGACCTGCTCATCTGCCTTCTCACCGGGGGCGCCAGCGCGCTCACCCCGGCGCCGGCCCCGGGCCTCAGCCTCGCCGACCTGCAGGAGACCACCTCCCTGCTGCTCCAGTGCGGCGCGACCATCCAGGAAGTCAATGCCGTCCGCAAGCACCTCTCCCTCCTCGGGGGCGGCCAGCTCGCCGCGGCCGCCAACGGGGCCGACGTGCTCGCCATCATCGTTTCCGACGTGGTGGGCGACGCGCTGGATGTCATCGCTTCGGGCCCCACCTCGCCTGATCCGAGCACTTTTGGCGAATGCCTGGAAATTTTGGAGCGCTTCCAGATCCTCTCCAGGGTGCCCGCGCCGGCGCGCGAGCGCCTGGAGGCCGGGGCAGCGGGCCGCATCCCCGAAACGCCCAAGCCCGGCGACCCGCTCTTCGGGCATGTCTGCAATGTGCTCGCCGCCACCAACCGCCAGGCGCTGGAGGCCGCTTGCGCCAAGGCGGAGGCCCTGGGGCTCGCGGCGCGCATCCTGACGGACAGCCTCACCGGCGAGGCGCGCGAGGTCGCCGCCGGGCTCGTGGCCGAGGCCCGGCGCGCGGCGGCCGGCCTCAAGCCCGGCGACCGCGGCCTTTGCCTGCTGGCCGGCGGCGAGACCACGGTGACGCTCACGGGCGAGGGCCTCGGCGGCCGCAACCAGGAGATGGCCCTCGCCGCGGCTCTGGAGCTCGCGGGCAGCCCCGGCATCAGCGGCATATTTGCGGGCACGGACGGCACGGACGGCCCCACGGATGCCGCTGGCGGCTTTGCCGACGGCGAAAGCGTGGCCCGCATGGGCGGCCGCGAGGCGGCGCTCGCCTTTTTGGAGAGGAACGACAGCAACGCGGCGCTCCTTGCGGGCGGGGACCTCCTGATTACCGGGCCCACGCGCACCAATGTGATGGATCTCGCCGCGCTGCTCGTGGAGGCGCCCGGCGCGGGAGCTTCGGCATGA
- a CDS encoding HAD family hydrolase: MDAAFFDLDGTLLNTLDDIGSACNRMLAAHGFPEHPLPAYATMVGNGFTRTVERALPPGIFAGLSAEGLEALTAEARDQYAAHLFDHTVPYAGMSEALAVLAERGLTLAVLSNKPDAWTVEIIRHFFPDIPFALIRGARGDYPLKPEPQAARAMLARLGLEPARCAYVGDSDVDMHTARNSGMLPVGAAWGFRGPDELVRAGARLLAAQPAELPELLCSPIAEK, from the coding sequence ATGGACGCCGCCTTTTTTGACCTTGACGGAACGCTCTTGAACACCCTTGACGATATCGGGAGCGCCTGCAACAGGATGCTCGCGGCCCACGGCTTTCCAGAACATCCCCTCCCCGCCTACGCCACCATGGTGGGCAACGGCTTCACGCGCACGGTGGAGCGCGCGTTGCCGCCCGGTATATTTGCCGGCCTCTCAGCGGAAGGGCTCGAAGCCCTCACCGCCGAGGCCCGCGACCAGTATGCGGCCCACCTCTTCGACCATACGGTGCCCTATGCGGGCATGAGCGAAGCCCTCGCCGTACTGGCAGAGCGTGGTCTCACGCTCGCCGTGCTCTCCAACAAGCCCGATGCCTGGACGGTGGAAATCATCCGCCACTTTTTCCCGGATATCCCCTTCGCGCTCATCCGCGGCGCGCGGGGCGACTACCCCCTCAAGCCGGAGCCGCAGGCGGCGCGCGCCATGCTCGCCAGGCTTGGCCTTGAGCCTGCGCGTTGCGCCTATGTGGGCGACAGCGACGTGGACATGCACACGGCGCGCAATAGCGGCATGCTGCCCGTAGGCGCGGCCTGGGGCTTTCGCGGGCCGGACGAGCTCGTGCGGGCAGGCGCGCGCCTGCTGGCCGCGCAGCCGGCGGAACTTCCCGAACTTCTTTGTTCTCCCATTGCGGAAAAGTGA
- a CDS encoding ferredoxin has translation MLRPIIEIDEEKCNGCGKCILDCAEGALAIVDGKARLISDVYCDGLGACLNCPQGALTLTMREAAPFDEAAALAAKEKREGAGKSCAPGGACPGSAARALKPLAPLGGAQAAPARSPEAGTVIARLPAWPVKLALVPPSASFLRGARLLLTADCAALSLPELHAHWLIGHIPLLACPKLEDHNSLLQRLEGILKEGAPSAITVLRMSVPCCALDRLAEQALAVTGSKVPLKVYTVELP, from the coding sequence ATGCTTCGGCCCATCATTGAGATCGATGAAGAAAAGTGCAACGGCTGTGGCAAGTGCATCCTCGACTGCGCCGAGGGCGCCCTCGCCATTGTGGACGGCAAGGCGCGCCTCATCAGCGATGTCTACTGCGACGGCCTCGGCGCCTGCCTCAACTGCCCGCAGGGCGCCCTCACCCTCACCATGCGCGAGGCCGCGCCCTTTGACGAGGCGGCCGCCCTTGCCGCCAAGGAAAAGCGGGAAGGGGCCGGCAAGAGCTGTGCCCCGGGCGGCGCCTGCCCCGGGAGCGCCGCGCGCGCACTCAAGCCCCTGGCGCCCCTCGGTGGCGCGCAGGCCGCCCCGGCACGCTCGCCCGAGGCTGGCACGGTCATCGCGCGCCTCCCCGCATGGCCGGTCAAGCTGGCCCTCGTGCCGCCGTCGGCCTCTTTCCTGCGCGGTGCGCGCCTCCTGCTCACGGCCGACTGCGCCGCCCTCTCCCTGCCGGAGCTGCACGCCCATTGGCTCATCGGCCACATCCCCCTGCTCGCCTGCCCCAAGCTGGAAGACCACAACTCCCTCCTCCAGCGGCTCGAGGGCATCCTCAAGGAAGGCGCGCCTTCAGCCATCACCGTGCTGCGCATGAGCGTGCCCTGCTGCGCGCTCGACCGCCTCGCGGAACAGGCCCTCGCCGTCACGGGAAGCAAGGTGCCGCTCAAGGTGTATACGGTCGAGCTGCCCTGA